The following proteins are encoded in a genomic region of Pagrus major chromosome 16, Pma_NU_1.0:
- the LOC141010883 gene encoding ras-related protein Rab-15-like, producing MAMAKQYDVLFRLLMLGDSGVGKTCMLRRFTESEFDPSHISTIGVDFKMKTLEIDGIKVRVQIWDTAGQERYQTITKQYYRRAQGIIFVYDITCKSSFQHLAKWASDVDELAPDMVQRILIGNKSDEELRRQVTKDQGSKLAETYGMDFFETSASTNINISESFTRVAELVLQAHKRDVDVLLGSLDDYLENAALEEEKGSQDTKDNTQKSCAC from the exons ATGGCCATGGCTAAACAGTACGACGTGTTGTTCAGGCTGCTCATGCTCGGGGACTCGGGGGTTGGGAAGACGTGTATGCTGCGCAGGTTCACGGAGAGTGAGTTCGATCCCTCACATATCTCCACCATCG GCGttgactttaaaatgaaaacactagAAATAGATGGAATCAAGGTGCGAGTACAGATATG GGACACGGCTGGTCAGGAACGATATCAGACCATTACCAAACAGTACTACAGGAGGGCACAG GGTATCATCTTTGTATACGACATCACATGCAAGTCGTCCTTTCAGCACCTGGCCAAGTGGGCGAGTGATGTTGATGAA TTAGCCCCAGACATGGTGCAGAGGATACTGATAGGGAACAAGTCTGATGAGGAGCTCAGGAGGCAGGTGACAAAGGACCAAGGAAGCAAG CTAGCAGAGACCTATGGGATGGACTTCTTTGAGACCAGTGCCTCCACCAATATTAACATCAGTGAG tCCTTCACTCGGGTGGCAGAACTGGTGCTGCAGGCTCACAAGAGAGACGTGGACGTCTTGTTGGGATCTCTAGATGATTATCTGGAGAATGCCGCtctggaggaagagaaaggcaGTCAAGATACCAAGGACAACACTCAGAAGAGCTGCGCCTGTTAG
- the LOC141010844 gene encoding protein max-like isoform X2 yields the protein MSENDDIEVDSDADKRAHHNALERKRRDHIKDSFHGLRDSVPALQGEKASRAQILDKATEYIQYMRRKNHTHQQDIDDLKKQNALLEQQVRALEKAKGNTQLQTNYSSDSSLYTNRKGSAVSAFDGGSDSSSESEPDEPPNRKKLRMEPS from the exons ATGAGCGAAAACGATGACATCGAAGTCGACAGCGAT GCAGACAAGCGTGCACATCACAACGCACTTGAGCGTAAACGCAGGGACCACATTAAAGACAGCTTTCACGGTTTACGAGATTCTGTGCCCGCATTACAAGGGGAGAAG GCTTCCCGAGCACAGATTCTAGACAAAGCCACCGAGTACATCCAGTACATGAGGCGAAAAAACCATACCCACCAGCAAGACATCGATGACTTAAAGAAGCAGAATGCACTGTTGGAGCAGCAAG TTCGTGCCCTGGAGAAGGCCAAGGGGAACACTCAGCTCCAGACAAACTACTCTTCTGACAGCAGCTTGTACACAAACCGCAAAGGCAGCGCGGTGTCCGCCTTCGACGGCGGCTCTGACTCCAGCTCCGAATCAGAGCCAGACGAGCCGCCTAACAGAAAGAAGCTGCGCATGGAGCCCAGCTAG
- the LOC141010844 gene encoding protein max-like isoform X1, with protein sequence MSENDDIEVDSDADKRAHHNALERKRRDHIKDSFHGLRDSVPALQGEKNSVKQASRAQILDKATEYIQYMRRKNHTHQQDIDDLKKQNALLEQQVRALEKAKGNTQLQTNYSSDSSLYTNRKGSAVSAFDGGSDSSSESEPDEPPNRKKLRMEPS encoded by the exons ATGAGCGAAAACGATGACATCGAAGTCGACAGCGAT GCAGACAAGCGTGCACATCACAACGCACTTGAGCGTAAACGCAGGGACCACATTAAAGACAGCTTTCACGGTTTACGAGATTCTGTGCCCGCATTACAAGGGGAGAAG AACTCTGTCAAACAGGCTTCCCGAGCACAGATTCTAGACAAAGCCACCGAGTACATCCAGTACATGAGGCGAAAAAACCATACCCACCAGCAAGACATCGATGACTTAAAGAAGCAGAATGCACTGTTGGAGCAGCAAG TTCGTGCCCTGGAGAAGGCCAAGGGGAACACTCAGCTCCAGACAAACTACTCTTCTGACAGCAGCTTGTACACAAACCGCAAAGGCAGCGCGGTGTCCGCCTTCGACGGCGGCTCTGACTCCAGCTCCGAATCAGAGCCAGACGAGCCGCCTAACAGAAAGAAGCTGCGCATGGAGCCCAGCTAG
- the LOC141010710 gene encoding hepatic sodium/bile acid cotransporter-like has translation MNVTVVYKGSANIYNVSGNGSMGIMNTNSYLSRTLDILTITILFITMISLGCSMEISKIKAHLLKPKGVAIALLAQFIIMPLTAFSLAKILQLETIQAATLLICGCCPGGTLSNIFSLAIKGDMNLSIVMTTCSCIASLGLMPLLLFILSHGFPGVENAVPYKGIITALALTLVPCGVGIIINHYKPNYSQIVTKAGIGILIISSIIVSVLSYTAVKDLLWMILTPGIMSAAAMMPLIGFTLGYVLSIVCKLSPQCSRTISMETGCQNIQLCLVILKVAFPMQVIGPMLLFPLIYITLQCTEALLLALCFRCYETFKPPAEGASVDFQQVAVKQP, from the exons ATGAATGTGACGGTAGTCTACAAGGGATCAGCTAACATCTACAATGTCTCTGGCAATGGAAGTATGGGCATCATGAATACAAACTCCTACTTAAGCCGAACTCTCGATATCCTCACCATTaccatcctcttcatcaccatGATATCCCTTGGCTGTTCGATGGAGATTTCTAAAATCAAGGCCCATCTCCTCAAGCCTAAAGGAGTAGCCATTGCTTTACTGGCCCAGTTCATCATCATGCCCCTGACTGCTTTCAGTCTGGCCAAGATCCTTCAGTTGGAAACCATCCAGGCCGCAACGCTGCTCATCTGCGGCTGCTGTCCAGGGGGGACCTTATCAAACATTTTCTCCCTGGCAATAAAGGGTGACATGAACCTCAG CATCGTAATGACTACCTGCTCCTGCATCGCGTCTCTGGGTCTGATGCCTTTGCTGCTCTTTATCTTAAGCCATGGCTTCCCCGGTGTGGAAAACGCTGTACCTTACAAGGGCATTATCACAGCTCTCGCGCTCACCCTGGTGCCCTGTGGAGTTGGCATTATCATTAACCACTACAAACCAAACTACTCACAAATCGTGACAAAG GCTGGAATCGGCATCCTGATCATCTCCTCCATCATAGTTTCCGTCCTGTCTTATACAGCTGTCAAAGATTTACTGTGGATGATTCTCACACCTGGTATTATGTCCGCGGCTGCAATGATGCCGCTGATTGGCTTTACGCTGGGATACGTCTTGTCCATCGTGTGCAAACTCAGTCCACA ATGCAGCAGGACCATCTCCATGGAAACAGGGTGTCAAAACATCCAGCTGTGCCTTGTCATCCTAAAGGTGGCTTTTCCCATGCAGGTCATCGGACCGATGCTTCTCTTCCCTCTGATTTACATCACCCTGCAGTGTACTGAGGCCCTTCTCCTGGCCCTGTGCTTCAGATGTTACGAAACATTCAAGCCACCAGCTGAGG GTG